A single region of the Leisingera thetidis genome encodes:
- the ispG gene encoding flavodoxin-dependent (E)-4-hydroxy-3-methylbut-2-enyl-diphosphate synthase, with amino-acid sequence MSINHIRPWRHIERRKSRQIHVGNVPVGGDAPIAVQTMTNTLTTDVAATVAQVQAAAEAGADLVRISVPDEASSRALKEIVRESPVPIVADIHFHYKRGIEAAEAGAACLRINPGNIGDEKRVAEVIRAARDHNCSIRIGVNAGSLEKHLLEKYGEPCPEAMVESGLDHIRILQDHDFHEFKISVKASDVFMSAAAYQQLAEATDAPIHLGITEAGGFVSGTIKSAIGLGQLLWMGIGDTLRVSLSADPVEEVKVGFEILKSLGLRHRGVNIISCPSCARQGFDVIRTVETLEQRLAHIHTPMSLSIIGCVVNGPGEALMTDVGFTGGGAGSGMVYLAGKASHKMSNEQMVDHIVEEVEKKAARIEAAQEAAE; translated from the coding sequence ATGTCGATCAACCACATCCGCCCCTGGCGCCATATCGAGCGCCGCAAGAGCCGCCAGATCCATGTCGGCAATGTGCCGGTCGGCGGCGACGCCCCGATCGCGGTGCAGACCATGACCAACACGCTGACCACTGATGTGGCGGCGACGGTGGCGCAGGTGCAGGCCGCGGCCGAGGCGGGGGCCGACCTGGTGCGGATCTCGGTGCCGGATGAGGCGTCCTCCAGGGCGCTGAAGGAGATCGTGCGCGAAAGCCCGGTGCCGATCGTCGCCGACATCCATTTCCACTACAAGCGCGGCATCGAGGCCGCCGAGGCGGGCGCGGCCTGCCTGCGCATCAACCCGGGCAACATCGGTGACGAGAAACGCGTGGCCGAGGTGATCCGGGCGGCGCGCGACCACAACTGCTCGATCCGCATCGGGGTCAATGCGGGCTCCCTGGAAAAGCATCTCTTGGAAAAATACGGCGAGCCCTGCCCGGAGGCGATGGTGGAGTCGGGCCTGGACCATATCCGCATCCTGCAGGACCATGATTTCCACGAGTTCAAGATCTCGGTGAAGGCCTCCGACGTGTTCATGTCCGCCGCCGCCTACCAGCAGCTGGCCGAGGCCACCGACGCGCCGATCCACCTCGGCATCACCGAGGCGGGGGGCTTTGTCTCCGGCACCATCAAATCGGCAATCGGCCTCGGCCAATTGCTGTGGATGGGCATCGGCGACACCCTGCGCGTCAGCCTCTCCGCCGATCCGGTCGAGGAGGTGAAGGTCGGCTTCGAGATCCTGAAATCCCTCGGCCTGCGCCACCGCGGCGTCAACATCATCTCCTGCCCCAGCTGCGCGCGGCAGGGGTTCGACGTGATCAGGACGGTGGAAACGCTGGAGCAGCGGCTGGCGCATATCCACACCCCGATGAGCCTCAGCATCATCGGCTGCGTGGTCAACGGCCCCGGCGAGGCGCTGATGACCGATGTCGGCTTCACCGGCGGCGGCGCGGGCTCCGGCATGGTCTACCTGGCGGGCAAGGCCAGCCACAAGATGTCCAACGAACAGATGGTCGACCACATCGTCGAGGAGGTCGAGAAAAAGGCCGCCCGGATCGAGGCGGCCCAAGAGGCGGCGGAGTAA
- a CDS encoding DsbA family protein — MTPFIRTATAAAAALALLGGPARAFDISNMSDAEREAFGGQVRAYLLENPELILEAVDLLEQRQQQAEAARDETLVAGNLDELENDGYSWVGGNPEGDITLVEFMDYRCGYCRRAAPEVAKLLESDGNIRLVIKEFPILGDASVLSSRFAVAAKHVAGDDAYKQVHDALIAFGGEPNEVALRRLAEELSLDADAVFAGMDSEEVTAELRRTRELAQKLAISGTPTFVLGGELLRGYLPADQMEIMVAEIRDQQS, encoded by the coding sequence ATGACCCCTTTCATCCGCACCGCCACGGCGGCTGCCGCCGCTCTTGCCCTGCTGGGCGGACCGGCCCGGGCCTTTGACATCAGCAATATGTCCGACGCCGAGCGCGAGGCCTTCGGCGGGCAGGTGCGCGCCTATCTGCTGGAGAACCCGGAGCTGATCCTGGAGGCCGTCGACCTGCTGGAGCAGCGCCAGCAGCAGGCCGAAGCGGCGCGCGACGAAACACTGGTCGCCGGCAATCTGGACGAGCTGGAGAACGACGGCTATTCCTGGGTCGGCGGCAACCCGGAAGGCGACATCACCCTGGTCGAATTCATGGACTACCGCTGCGGCTACTGCCGCCGGGCCGCCCCCGAGGTGGCCAAGCTTCTGGAAAGCGACGGCAATATCCGGCTGGTGATCAAGGAATTCCCGATCCTGGGCGACGCCTCGGTGCTGTCCTCGCGCTTTGCCGTCGCGGCCAAGCATGTGGCCGGCGATGACGCCTACAAACAGGTGCATGACGCGCTGATCGCGTTCGGCGGCGAGCCCAATGAGGTTGCGCTGCGCCGCCTGGCCGAGGAGCTGTCGCTGGACGCGGACGCGGTGTTTGCCGGGATGGACAGCGAGGAGGTGACCGCCGAGCTGCGCCGGACCCGCGAGCTGGCGCAGAAACTGGCGATTTCCGGCACCCCGACGTTTGTGCTGGGCGGCGAGCTGCTGCGCGGCTACCTGCCTGCCGACCAGATGGAGATCATGGTGGCGGAGATCCGCGACCAGCAGAGCTGA
- a CDS encoding M48 family metalloprotease, which translates to MSFDRFFRLASIPALVVCALFTFAAAAAQAASVSLLRDPDIEHGLNKLSAPVLRAAGLNANRMRILLVNDSSFNAFVLDSRTIFVHYGLILKVTSPEMLQAVIAHEAAHITNGHLARRMQNLRSANSAAGLGLALSVLAAAAGASEAAGGIAIGTQSSALRSFLAHTRAEESSADRSAADFLNRAGISPQGLVDLHRAFAGQEVLSASSQDPYTRSHPLSRDRIRAAQAYLAAHGDKGQASAEAHYWFARVRGKLSGFTRAPKWTLRRVREEQYKDVRLMREAAAYHRQNNLKKALTAVNGALAARPSDPFYHELKGQILIENRQWSAALAAYGKAVSLAPEDPLILAGYGRAQLAADQPKAALASLERARAIDFRNPVLLRDMSLAYARTGQTGMAALVTAERYALQGRLDDAGIHAKRAVAQLPAGSPAARRAQDVLTAHEQDQKRKRRK; encoded by the coding sequence ATGAGTTTTGACCGTTTCTTCCGGCTGGCGTCAATCCCGGCACTTGTGGTTTGCGCGCTGTTCACCTTTGCGGCCGCAGCGGCGCAGGCGGCGTCGGTTTCGCTGCTGCGGGACCCGGATATCGAACATGGGCTGAACAAGCTGTCGGCCCCCGTCCTGCGCGCCGCCGGATTGAACGCGAACCGGATGCGGATCCTGCTGGTCAATGATTCCTCCTTCAATGCCTTTGTCTTGGATTCCCGAACGATTTTCGTGCATTACGGGCTGATCCTGAAGGTCACCAGCCCCGAGATGCTGCAGGCGGTAATCGCCCATGAGGCCGCCCATATCACCAATGGCCACCTGGCGCGGCGGATGCAGAACCTGCGTTCGGCCAACAGCGCCGCGGGCCTCGGCCTGGCGCTGTCGGTCCTGGCCGCCGCCGCTGGCGCCAGCGAGGCGGCGGGCGGCATTGCCATCGGCACGCAAAGCTCCGCCCTGCGCAGCTTCCTGGCCCATACCCGGGCCGAGGAAAGCTCCGCCGACCGCTCGGCCGCCGATTTCCTGAACCGCGCCGGCATCAGCCCGCAGGGCCTGGTCGACCTGCACCGCGCCTTTGCCGGCCAGGAGGTGCTGAGCGCCTCCAGCCAGGATCCCTACACCCGCTCCCACCCCTTGAGCCGGGACCGCATCCGCGCCGCCCAGGCCTATCTGGCGGCGCATGGCGACAAGGGCCAGGCCAGCGCCGAGGCGCACTACTGGTTTGCCCGGGTGCGCGGCAAGCTGTCGGGCTTTACCCGGGCGCCGAAATGGACCCTGCGCCGGGTCCGCGAAGAGCAGTACAAGGACGTGCGGCTGATGCGCGAAGCCGCCGCCTATCACCGGCAGAACAACTTGAAAAAGGCGCTGACGGCGGTGAACGGCGCGCTGGCGGCCCGGCCTTCGGACCCGTTCTATCACGAACTGAAGGGCCAGATCCTGATCGAGAACCGGCAATGGAGCGCCGCCCTTGCGGCCTATGGCAAGGCGGTGAGCCTGGCCCCCGAAGACCCGCTGATCCTGGCCGGCTACGGCCGGGCGCAGCTGGCGGCGGACCAGCCCAAGGCGGCGCTGGCGAGCCTGGAGCGCGCCCGCGCCATCGATTTCCGCAACCCGGTGCTGCTGCGCGACATGTCGCTGGCCTATGCCCGGACCGGGCAGACCGGCATGGCCGCGCTGGTCACGGCCGAACGCTATGCCTTGCAAGGGCGTCTGGATGACGCCGGCATTCACGCCAAACGGGCCGTTGCCCAGCTGCCTGCAGGATCGCCCGCCGCGCGGCGGGCGCAGGATGTGCTGACGGCCCATGAACAAGACCAAAAGAGAAAGAGACGAAAATGA
- a CDS encoding pyridoxal phosphate-dependent aminotransferase — MRNSSRSSVDPFIVMDVMEAARKAEETGRHIIHMEVGQPSTGAPSGALKALGNALENNALGYTVALGLPELRQRIARLYGDWYNVDLNPERVIVTPGSSGAFLLSFTALFDSGDRVGIGAPGYPSYRQILKALGLTPVDIQTAPENRLQPVAADLKGLELSGLMVASPANPTGTMLDRAAMGALIDAARGEGASFISDEIYHGLEYEAKAVTALELTDECYVINSFSKFFSMTGWRAGWMVVPEDHVRVVERIAQNMFICAPHASQVAALAALDCEDEMRENLAVYARNRQLMLDGLPKAGFTRIAPPDGAFYVYADVSDLTGDSRSFAAEILDKAGVAVTPGLDFDPVRGATTLRFSYARSTADIEEGLARLELFMASRG; from the coding sequence ATGCGAAACTCAAGCCGATCCAGCGTTGATCCGTTTATTGTGATGGATGTGATGGAGGCCGCCCGCAAGGCGGAGGAGACCGGCCGCCACATCATCCACATGGAAGTGGGCCAGCCCTCCACCGGGGCGCCGTCGGGGGCCCTCAAGGCGCTGGGGAATGCGCTGGAAAACAATGCCTTGGGCTACACTGTTGCGCTTGGCCTGCCGGAACTGCGCCAGCGCATCGCGCGGCTTTACGGCGACTGGTACAATGTCGATCTGAACCCGGAGCGGGTGATCGTGACGCCGGGCTCCTCCGGCGCTTTCCTGCTCAGCTTCACCGCATTGTTCGACAGCGGCGACCGGGTCGGCATCGGCGCGCCGGGCTATCCCTCCTACCGGCAGATCCTGAAGGCGCTGGGGCTGACCCCGGTGGATATTCAAACGGCGCCGGAAAACCGGCTGCAGCCGGTGGCGGCGGATCTCAAGGGGCTGGAGCTGTCGGGGCTCATGGTGGCCTCGCCCGCCAACCCGACCGGCACCATGCTGGACCGCGCCGCGATGGGCGCGCTGATCGATGCGGCGCGGGGCGAGGGCGCCAGCTTCATCTCGGACGAGATCTACCACGGGCTGGAATACGAGGCCAAGGCGGTGACCGCGCTGGAGCTGACCGATGAATGCTATGTCATCAACTCTTTTTCCAAGTTCTTCTCGATGACCGGCTGGCGGGCCGGCTGGATGGTGGTGCCCGAGGACCACGTGCGGGTGGTGGAGCGCATTGCCCAGAACATGTTCATCTGCGCTCCGCACGCCAGCCAGGTGGCGGCATTGGCGGCGCTCGATTGCGAAGACGAGATGCGCGAAAACCTGGCCGTCTATGCAAGGAACCGCCAGCTGATGCTGGACGGGCTGCCCAAGGCAGGTTTCACCAGAATCGCGCCGCCGGACGGGGCGTTCTATGTCTATGCCGATGTGTCGGACCTGACCGGTGACAGCCGCAGTTTTGCCGCCGAAATCCTTGACAAGGCGGGCGTTGCGGTGACGCCGGGGCTGGATTTCGACCCCGTCCGCGGCGCCACCACGCTGCGGTTTTCCTATGCCCGCTCCACCGCCGATATCGAGGAGGGGCTGGCGCGGCTGGAACTGTTCATGGCGTCCAGGGGCTGA
- a CDS encoding N-acetylmuramoyl-L-alanine amidase, giving the protein MGRLISFTALIWLLAAGAWAQNSGSGFSGLARIDADASQVRDAGQGAEVTLGLSQGVPYRLFTLDGPPRLVLDFQEVDWTGLTAEKLVQGEQITAAKFGTYVPGWSRLVLQLAAPMKVSRAAMAIDQVTAAAQLAVSLEPATAAEFTAKAGAPQDPRWDLPAPEPMPGKAARDENAPLLVMLDPGHGGIDPGAETEHVVEKHLMLQFARELGEALVRSGQFTVMMTRDDDYFVSLERRIAMAHQAGADVFLSLHADTISEGRAHGSTVYTLSKEASDVASAKLAERHLRGDLLSGTDLSEADDRVTGVMLDLARQETQPRSDALAVALIAGLRAQGRPINNRPLRSAGFSVLKSADIPSVLVEIGFLSSKRDLKNLVDPDWRTKAARGILNGLITWRAEDDARRALVRQ; this is encoded by the coding sequence ATGGGCAGACTGATTTCCTTTACCGCATTGATCTGGCTGCTGGCCGCGGGCGCCTGGGCGCAAAACAGCGGCAGCGGCTTCAGCGGGCTGGCGCGCATCGATGCGGATGCCAGCCAGGTCCGCGATGCCGGGCAGGGGGCCGAGGTGACGCTGGGGCTGAGCCAGGGGGTGCCTTACCGGCTGTTCACCCTGGACGGCCCGCCGCGGCTGGTGCTGGACTTCCAGGAGGTCGACTGGACCGGGCTGACGGCAGAGAAGCTTGTGCAAGGGGAGCAGATCACCGCGGCGAAGTTCGGCACCTATGTGCCCGGCTGGTCGCGGCTGGTGCTGCAGCTGGCGGCGCCGATGAAGGTGTCCCGTGCCGCAATGGCCATCGATCAGGTAACCGCTGCTGCGCAACTGGCGGTATCGCTGGAACCGGCCACGGCGGCGGAATTCACCGCCAAGGCCGGCGCGCCGCAGGATCCGCGCTGGGACCTGCCCGCGCCGGAGCCGATGCCGGGCAAGGCGGCGCGGGATGAAAACGCGCCGCTGCTGGTGATGCTGGATCCCGGCCACGGCGGCATCGACCCGGGGGCGGAGACGGAGCATGTCGTCGAAAAACACCTGATGCTGCAGTTTGCCCGCGAGCTGGGCGAGGCGCTGGTGCGCTCGGGCCAGTTCACCGTGATGATGACCCGGGACGACGACTATTTCGTGTCGCTGGAACGGCGCATCGCGATGGCGCATCAGGCGGGCGCCGATGTGTTCCTTTCGCTGCATGCCGATACGATCTCCGAGGGCCGCGCCCATGGGTCCACGGTCTATACCCTGTCCAAGGAGGCCTCCGACGTGGCCTCTGCCAAACTGGCGGAGCGGCATCTGCGCGGTGATCTGCTGTCGGGCACCGACCTGAGCGAAGCGGACGACCGGGTGACGGGCGTGATGCTGGACCTGGCCCGGCAGGAAACCCAGCCGCGCAGCGATGCGCTGGCGGTTGCGCTGATTGCTGGCCTGCGCGCACAGGGCAGGCCGATCAACAACCGGCCGCTGCGCTCGGCCGGGTTTTCGGTGCTGAAGTCGGCGGATATCCCTTCGGTGCTGGTGGAGATCGGCTTTTTGTCCAGCAAGCGCGATCTGAAGAATCTGGTGGATCCGGACTGGCGCACCAAGGCCGCGCGCGGCATCCTGAACGGGCTGATCACCTGGCGGGCCGAGGATGACGCCCGCCGCGCGCTGGTGCGCCAGTAG
- a CDS encoding phosphodiesterase, which produces MKLIWMSDLHFEAEGLVLGHDPRLRLQAAVDFIAQHHADAAACLITGDLVETGTVLNYRALKGVLDQLPMPVLPMAGNHDDRKALRETLPVPDSAMAGFIQYRADFGALSVLCLDTLIPGRAAGVLCPDRMAWLQAGLEALNGRPAIVALHHPPMKLGLPMQDPDNLKNGDALLELLAGYPNVLHLLAGHVHRPCSGTARGIPFATAKSVLYQAPPPHPAWDWDSFRPAAEAPALTVLEGTAEGLILQHCQFCSSGLGGPAA; this is translated from the coding sequence ATGAAACTCATCTGGATGTCGGACCTGCATTTCGAGGCGGAAGGGCTGGTGCTGGGCCATGACCCGCGCCTGCGGCTGCAGGCGGCGGTTGATTTCATCGCGCAGCACCACGCCGATGCTGCCGCCTGCCTGATCACCGGCGACCTGGTGGAGACAGGAACTGTGCTGAATTACAGGGCATTGAAAGGGGTTCTTGACCAATTGCCGATGCCGGTCCTGCCGATGGCCGGAAACCATGACGACCGCAAGGCATTGCGGGAGACACTGCCCGTGCCGGACAGCGCGATGGCCGGTTTCATCCAGTACCGGGCGGATTTCGGGGCGCTTTCCGTCCTGTGTCTGGATACGCTCATTCCGGGCCGGGCGGCAGGCGTTCTGTGCCCGGACCGGATGGCCTGGCTGCAAGCCGGGCTGGAGGCGCTGAACGGCCGCCCCGCCATCGTGGCCCTGCACCATCCGCCGATGAAGCTGGGGCTGCCGATGCAGGACCCGGACAATCTGAAGAACGGGGACGCGCTGCTGGAGCTGCTGGCCGGCTACCCCAACGTGCTGCACCTGCTGGCAGGCCACGTGCACCGGCCCTGTTCCGGCACCGCGCGGGGCATCCCCTTTGCCACTGCGAAATCGGTGCTTTACCAGGCGCCGCCGCCGCATCCCGCATGGGATTGGGACAGCTTCCGGCCGGCCGCCGAAGCCCCGGCGCTGACGGTGCTGGAAGGCACGGCGGAGGGGCTGATCCTGCAGCACTGCCAGTTCTGCAGTTCCGGCCTGGGCGGTCCCGCCGCGTAA
- a CDS encoding penicillin-binding protein 1A — MLRFILSFFGSIFSTITLGVAMVALTIGAVFWIYGRDLPSHESLAQYQPPTISRIYSGEGHLIDEFAKERRLFTPSHEIPDLVKQAFISAEDKNFYSHAGYDARGIAAAAIEAVRSRGENVRGASTITQQVMKNFLLSGDRRAERKIKEIILATRLEETLDKERILELYLNEIFLGQNSYGVTAAAQTYFNKTLGDLAPHEAATLAAMPKAPSDYHPVRQKERLLARRNYVLREMRENGYISRDVYDVEVAQPLRSVQNGDFEGFRTTLPPRDYFTDEIRRQLTQDFGEGEFFTGGFTVRATIDHEMQAEAALAMRGGLEKYDRSRGKWRGTGIALEEDQLADEAAWRAALARADVPRDIVLGGRWYPAVVLEVGGEALTVGVEHGAGTGSVPRSDIKWIRGGFAENFARGDVVLVRAEEKDGAFSHWSLRQVPEVQGGFVAMDVNTGRVLAMQGGFSYQHSVFNRATQALRQPGSSFKPFVYAAALDSGYSPATIVVDAPIEINTPQGLWRPKNSSNKFYGPTPLRTGIERSRNLMTIRLAQEVGMPVVAGYAERFGVYDNMGTFLANSLGAEETTLYKMVAAYAMFANGGERVQPTLVDRVQDRFGQTIYRHDDRDCVDCADPELAPGQAPRIVTDREQVMDPITAYQLTSMMKGVVDRGTASSVINLPVPTAGKTGTTNDSRDVWFVGFTSNIVAGCYMGFDQPRPMGRGAYGGTMCGPVFQQFMTKAVEKFGGGPFDVPEGGHFIKIDRYTGARLPDDASGAYVVAEYFRDGAEPIFGLTYDGGFAMGSNLPLIEEVQESGRKVTTSSGGTAVLGPKATFGTISSGGLY; from the coding sequence GTGCTCAGGTTCATACTCTCCTTCTTCGGTTCCATTTTCAGCACCATCACCCTTGGGGTGGCGATGGTGGCGCTGACCATCGGGGCGGTGTTCTGGATCTACGGGCGCGACCTGCCAAGCCATGAATCGCTGGCCCAGTACCAGCCGCCGACCATCAGCCGGATCTATTCGGGCGAGGGCCATCTGATCGATGAATTCGCCAAGGAACGCCGCCTGTTCACCCCCTCGCATGAGATCCCGGATCTGGTGAAACAGGCCTTCATCTCGGCCGAGGACAAGAATTTCTACAGCCACGCCGGCTATGATGCGCGCGGCATTGCCGCCGCCGCGATCGAAGCGGTGCGCTCGCGCGGGGAGAACGTGCGCGGCGCCTCCACCATCACCCAGCAGGTGATGAAGAACTTCCTCTTGTCCGGCGACCGCCGCGCCGAGCGCAAGATCAAGGAGATCATCCTCGCCACAAGGCTGGAGGAGACGCTTGATAAGGAACGGATTCTGGAGTTGTACCTGAACGAGATCTTCCTCGGCCAGAACTCCTATGGCGTGACCGCTGCGGCGCAGACCTATTTCAACAAGACGCTGGGCGATCTGGCCCCGCATGAGGCGGCAACACTGGCCGCGATGCCCAAGGCGCCGTCGGACTACCATCCTGTGCGGCAGAAGGAGCGGCTGCTGGCGCGGCGCAACTACGTGCTGCGGGAAATGCGCGAGAACGGCTATATCTCGCGGGATGTCTACGACGTCGAGGTGGCGCAGCCGCTGCGCTCGGTGCAGAACGGCGATTTCGAGGGCTTCCGCACCACGCTGCCGCCGCGCGACTACTTCACCGATGAAATCCGCCGCCAGCTGACCCAGGACTTCGGCGAGGGCGAGTTCTTCACCGGCGGCTTTACGGTGCGGGCGACCATCGACCACGAGATGCAGGCCGAGGCGGCGCTGGCGATGCGCGGCGGGCTGGAGAAATACGACCGCTCCCGCGGCAAGTGGCGCGGCACCGGGATTGCGCTGGAGGAAGACCAGCTGGCGGATGAAGCCGCCTGGCGCGCGGCACTGGCCAGGGCTGACGTGCCCCGCGATATCGTTCTGGGCGGCCGCTGGTATCCGGCGGTGGTGCTGGAGGTCGGCGGCGAGGCGCTGACCGTCGGGGTCGAACATGGCGCCGGCACCGGCAGTGTGCCGCGTTCCGACATCAAATGGATCAGGGGCGGTTTTGCCGAAAACTTCGCCCGCGGCGACGTGGTGCTGGTGCGGGCCGAGGAAAAGGACGGCGCCTTCAGCCACTGGTCGCTGCGCCAGGTGCCGGAAGTGCAGGGCGGCTTTGTCGCGATGGATGTGAACACCGGCCGGGTCCTGGCGATGCAGGGGGGCTTCTCCTACCAGCATTCAGTGTTCAACCGCGCGACGCAAGCGCTGCGCCAGCCGGGTTCCAGCTTCAAGCCGTTTGTCTATGCGGCGGCGCTGGACAGCGGCTACAGCCCGGCGACCATCGTGGTCGATGCCCCGATCGAGATCAACACGCCGCAGGGCCTGTGGCGGCCCAAGAACTCCTCCAACAAGTTCTACGGGCCGACGCCGCTGCGCACCGGCATCGAGCGGAGCCGGAACCTGATGACCATCCGCCTCGCGCAGGAGGTCGGGATGCCGGTGGTTGCGGGCTATGCCGAACGGTTCGGCGTCTATGACAACATGGGCACTTTCCTGGCCAACTCGCTGGGCGCGGAGGAGACCACGCTCTACAAGATGGTGGCGGCCTACGCGATGTTCGCCAACGGCGGCGAGCGGGTGCAGCCGACACTGGTCGACCGGGTGCAGGACCGCTTCGGGCAGACGATTTACCGCCATGACGACCGCGACTGCGTGGATTGTGCCGATCCGGAGCTGGCTCCCGGCCAGGCGCCGCGCATTGTCACCGACCGCGAGCAGGTGATGGACCCGATCACCGCGTATCAGCTGACCTCGATGATGAAGGGCGTGGTCGACCGCGGCACCGCCTCCAGCGTGATCAACCTGCCGGTGCCCACCGCGGGCAAGACCGGCACCACCAACGATTCCCGCGATGTCTGGTTTGTCGGCTTCACCTCCAACATCGTGGCGGGCTGCTACATGGGCTTTGACCAGCCCCGCCCGATGGGCCGCGGCGCCTATGGCGGCACCATGTGCGGGCCGGTGTTCCAGCAGTTCATGACCAAGGCAGTGGAGAAATTCGGCGGCGGCCCGTTCGACGTGCCGGAAGGCGGCCATTTCATCAAGATCGACCGCTATACCGGCGCGCGGCTGCCCGATGATGCCTCCGGCGCCTATGTGGTGGCCGAGTATTTCCGCGACGGTGCCGAGCCGATCTTCGGCCTGACCTATGATGGCGGCTTTGCCATGGGCTCGAACCTGCCGCTGATCGAAGAGGTGCAGGAATCGGGCCGCAAGGTCACCACCTCCAGCGGCGGCACCGCGGTGCTGGGGCCCAAGGCGACCTTTGGCACGATCAGTTCGGGCGGGCTGTACTAG